The following is a genomic window from Chitinophaga caseinilytica.
CGTTGTTCGCCGTCATGTCCAGGTTTGCCGAAGCCATGGCCTTCTTGTATTTGATCCCGCCGATATCTACGACAGACACGCCGAACCGGGCTTTCCAGGTATCCGCGTCGGGATTCCAGTCCGGCCCGCCTTCGTGCATACTGCCAAACCCGTCGTTATCCGGCCGCCACTCGTACACCACCCCGATATCCGCCCCGATGCCGGGGTTCTGGAAAGGTTTGTAGTAAGACGCCCAGCTGTCGTTGTCCGTATACGAATCCATCTCCTCGTTGTAGGCGTAATACACTTTTGCGCTGTTGATATCGGCCAGTTCCGTGGTGTTGAAAGTAAACGATGCGTCGCGGACCACGGTGTAGGCGGCTGCCTGTCCACCGAGGTACTTCAGCGTAATTCCCGCTTTCCAGCGATGGTCGCCTTCGTCTTTGATGACGCGGGAATAGCTGAACCCGAATTCGTTCCAGGCATGACCGTTGCCCGCCGCGAATTTGGCGGCGAAGTTGCGGTTGGTGAAGCGGGGATTGGGATAGTTGAGCGCGAAGAAATTGGCGATGTTGGTTTCCACGCCGCCGGCATTGGCCGATCCGCGCACGCGCCATGTGAACGCGACGGACTGTTTCTCGTCGATGGAAAACAGGACGGACGGCAGCATGATCTCCCCGCTGCCCCAGCCGTATTGCCGGCGGGTGGCGTTGGTGTCGGGGATATAGTCCACGTTCCGCACCAGTTTCTCCTGGCTGGAAAAAAGGGAAGATTTAACGAAGGAATAATAGGTATTGCCCGCCTTCACATCCGCCCCGACGATATTTACGTCCCACTTGTACCGCGATCCGGCGCCGAGGGCCGGGTTGAACGGAATGGCGTGAACGCCTGCGTACTGGCTCGTATGATAGCCGGTAAATACCTGTGCCTGCGCTGAAACAGCGGTCAGCAGGCACAAAGCGAGATATCCGAGACGTGAATTGAGCATAGAATAGTACAAGGTATAGGTAATAACGTGAAAATCCGAAGGATATTACCGTACTGTCGTTGGATACCTGCGGACCGGCTTTTATCGCGGCTTGAAATAAAACCTGATAGGCCCGAATTGTTCTTCCGGCGCTTCCTGGCTTACATTATATTTTATCCGCAGGGCTGCTTCTTTTGCTTCGCGGATAGCAGCGGGATTGCTGATGGTGGAACCACGGAGATTATGCGTGGCGCTGACCACATTCCCGTTACGGTCTACTTTGATGTTGATGGCTACATAGCCCGTTTCGTTACCGTCCCATTCCACGGACGGGCGATTTACGAGTGTGCGGCCCGCCAGCCGGAAATCTGATGCCCCGCGGCCAGCGCCGGGTGTGCCGGTATAGGCGCCGCCATTGGGGCTGCCGCCGATGACGCCGCGGTCTCCGGGCTTGCCGGTATTGCCTTCGCCGGTGGAGTTATTGGAACCGTCGGCCCCGTTGCCGCTGTTGGCCGCATTACCCGTTCCGCCGGTGAAAACGGCTTTGGGTTTCGGCTTGGGAGCTGGGGGAACAGGTGCGGGAGGCGCTTCCGCTTTGGGCTTGGGCGCTTTTACCGGCTTGGGCTCGAGTGTTTTTGCGATTTCTTTGGGTTTGACGTTGACAGGCTTCACCGGCTGCTTGATCACTTCCGGCGCCTCGGCCTCGTCAGACGTGGCGAGTTCCTGCGAATTGCTGTTGTCCGCTTTGGAAGCGGCTGCAGGCTGCGGTGTGGAAGGCTCCGGCTGGGCGGCTGCGGGCGGATTGGGATTGAGCGGCTGCTCGTCGCCCATACCGTCGTCAGACGTGCCCAGGTTCACTTCGATGCCCATGTCCTGGTCGGGCAGCGGCGGCGGCACGTCGAGGCTCACCATCACCAGTGCCAATAACAGCAAGGCATGTACGCCGATCGTGATGCCGGCGGCTTTTATATTTTTGGATTTATTCTGCTCTGTCATCGTGTTCCAAAGTTAATATTTTTTTCCGGTGGAGGGAATGCCCCCGTTTCCGGCTGCAAATACCCTGCCGCGCCTGTCATTTACAAATGCGGTTTGTCATTTCCGGACGGGTAAATGTAAGTAAGCGGTGTAATTTGCGGTACATTATGTTCGACAAGACAATTTCCTTGTACAGAAGCGCCTACGGCGGTATTCCGCGAAAAGTCTGGCTGCTGGCGACCGTGCTGCTGATCAACCGCGCCGGCGCCATGGTGATCCCCTTCCTGACGTTGTATCTCACCACCCAGCTTCATTTTTCGCTGGAACAGGCGGGCATTGTGATGACGGTTTACGGCATCGGCTCGATCCTCGGCTCGCTGCTGGGCGGCAAACTGACGGATACCATCGGTTTCCACCCGGTACAGTTCTGGAGCCTGGCGATGCACGGCGTGATGTTCCTCGTGCTTTCGCGCATGGATACCTTCCCGCAGTTTGCCGTTACGGTTTTTGTGCTGGGCATGGTGGGCGATGCTTTCCGCCCCGCCAACTTCGCGGCGGTAGCGCATTACAGCGATGCCACCACGCGCCTGCGCTCGTATTCCCTGCTCCGCCTGGCGTCGAACCTGGGCTGGGCGGTAGGGCCCGCGGTAGGCGGGGTGCTGGCCACCATCAGCTACAATATGCTATTCTTCGCCGACGCATTTTCCTGCCTCTCGGCGGCGTTCCTGCTGAAATTGTTCCTCCGCCCCGGGAAAACTTCCGGAAATACCGTGCATACGGCGCCCGTGGGAGAAGCTAATATGTCTGCCTGGCGAGACAGGCGCTATCTTTTCTTCATCCTCCTCGTCACGTTCAACGCCATCTGCCTTTTCCAGATGTTCAACATCGTTCCGGTGTACCTCAAAACCGTGGTGCACATGAATGAAAGCATGATCGGCCTGGCGATTTCGACCAACGGCATCCTGATCGCGCTGATCGAGATGATCCTCGTGTTCAAGCTGGAAAACCGCCGGCCAAACGAGTACTACATCTGCATCGGCGCCCTCCTCATGGGGCTGGCCTACGTGATCTTCAATTTCGTGCCGCCCGTGGCCGCTGTGGCCTATCTCCACATCGTACTGTTCTCGGCCGCCGAAATGATGACCCTGCCGTTCATGAACAACTTCTGGATCAACCGCGCCCAGGCCCACAACCGCGGCCAGTACGCCGGCCTTTACACCGTCGCGTTTTCATGCGCCACGATCCTCGCGCCCACATTAGGCGCTTTCGGCGTGGAACATTTCGGGTTCCGCGACTGGTGGTGGGCGGTTGGCGGCATCAGCCTGCTCACTTTCTTCGGTTTCCGCTGGATGCTGAAAAATACATCTACCCCTCCGGTGACGCCCGCGCCTACGCCTGAACCGAACCCGGCTCCGGAAGCAGCCCTGGCCTAATTCGGTTTCCGCTGGATGCTGAAGAATACATCCACCCCTCCGGTGGCCCGCGCGCCCGAACCCAACCCGGCCCCGGAAGCGGCGGTGGCCTAATTCGGTTTCCGCTGGATGCTGAAGAATACATCCACCCCTCCGGTGGCCCGCGCGCCCGAACCCAACCCGGCCCCGGAAGCAGCGGTGGCCTGACCGGATGCGTTCATGAAACAGGCATTCTGCATCCACCGAAAAAAACGACAATACGCTGTTCCAAAAACAAAAAGCCTTCATCCAGCGATGAGGGCTTTTATATCGTGCGTTATTTCATCAGGCATTCCACATCCACCGAAAAAAAATCCTCCAACAATACTCCGTTCCAAAAACAAAAAGCCCTCATCCAGCGATGAGGGCTTTTATATCGTGCGTTATTTTAAAACTACAAATGCGCGAAATCCGCTTCGTAGTTGCCTTTGATACGTTCCATCGGCGGATTGTAGTACCCGAATTTCACATCGGGGAACTCTTCGCGGATGAGCTCCATCAGCTGTTTCACCCCCAATAACTCGCCGGTTTCTACCACGCCGATCTTGCCCAGGTACCAGTCCGGATCGATGTTGAAATTCCGCCACTGGATCATGTTCAGGCCGGTTTCACGGATCACCGTGCGGAGGGCTTCATATTCCTCCACCGTATCGGTCATGCCCGGGAAAACGAAGTAGTTGATAGACGCCCATCCACCATGTTCCCGCACTACTTTAATACTCTCGATGATATCGGAGAACTGGTAGTTATTGGGCCGGTAATAAGGCGTGTAAATCTGCTCCCGGACGGAGTTGAGGCTCACGCGGATGCTGTTCAGGCCCGCCTTGCAGAGCTCGCGCACCGCATTGGGCTTGCTGCCGTTCGTATTGATATTGATACTGCCTTTTTCAGTATGCTTTCGGATCTCGAGGATCGATTCGCGGATGGTTTCCCACATGAGCAGCGGCTCGCCTTCACAACCCTGTCCAAAGCTCACGATAGGGTACGGCGCCGATTCCAGGTGCGGAACGGTAAATTCCACGATCTCCTGCGCAGAAGGCTTGAACGTCAAACGGTCCTGCGTGGAAACGATCGTCTCCTCTTCCGGCTGGAACGAAATACAGCCGATGCAATTGGCGTTGCAGGCGGGGGAAGATGGGATGGGGCATTCCCAGCGGCCCATGAAATAGTTGCGCGCGGCCGGACAATGGTACGTCAGCGCGCAATTATTGGCCAGGTGCTGCACCAGCCGGTTGTGCGGGTAAGCGGCCAGCATGTCGGTGACGCCGGATTTCACGGACTTATCGTCGAACCCTGCGCATTCCTGCCGGATGTCTTGCTCAATGCGCACGGCCGGCACATAGAATTTATTGTCGTGCCAGCCTGCCGCTGTGTAGCAGAACAGGGGAAGGGTAGGCGCGTCCGGCAAGGTTTCGTATGCCGCGAGGTACAGCCCGGTATGCGCAGGCGGGATGAAAGCCGCAACGGCCCATCCTTTCTCGCAAAGGCGCATTTCGCCGGTGTGCACGTCGATCCCGATGCCTCTGCGGCCGGGCAGTTCATACAGGTTGCCTCCTTCGGGAAGCTCGATCCATTCATCTTCAGGGATGGGAAATGCATCCCACCCGGCACGGCCCACCACATACAGCGAGGTATCCTCGAAGATGTTGCCCTTGCCGTCGGAGTACATTATATAAGGAGAAACGTTCATGTCAGCCTGGATTGAAAATAAGCATTGATATCCGCCGTTTGCGCGGGGGAGTATTCGTCGAGCACTTCGAGCTGGAGCACTTTGTTGGTGCGGAAATCCAGCGTCAGGAGGTCGTTCCGCAAAATTACGTTATTCATCTCGTTCCACCGGTAATGCTTCTCCCCGAATACGGTGGGGAGGGAAATGCCGCTATCCTCGATCCGTGCGTACGCCGGTTGCATGATGCGATATTCCGCATAGCCGGTATATGCCACGCCGAGCCCCGCCAGCAACAGGGTGCCGCCGATGATGGGCTGCATGTGCGACAAAAA
Proteins encoded in this region:
- a CDS encoding DUF5723 family protein; this encodes MLNSRLGYLALCLLTAVSAQAQVFTGYHTSQYAGVHAIPFNPALGAGSRYKWDVNIVGADVKAGNTYYSFVKSSLFSSQEKLVRNVDYIPDTNATRRQYGWGSGEIMLPSVLFSIDEKQSVAFTWRVRGSANAGGVETNIANFFALNYPNPRFTNRNFAAKFAAGNGHAWNEFGFSYSRVIKDEGDHRWKAGITLKYLGGQAAAYTVVRDASFTFNTTELADINSAKVYYAYNEEMDSYTDNDSWASYYKPFQNPGIGADIGVVYEWRPDNDGFGSMHEGGPDWNPDADTWKARFGVSVVDIGGIKYKKAMASANLDMTANNVIVRSLNKQRGESMRRYATRLATMFTPMENEETYYMNLPTSLNLFGDYNLNGRFFLSASATLALNSGEKDDNKTSALTQLTVTPRYELRNLGVYLPVSVNRYGQADAGFALRAGPLVIGSASILSTLGRRMINHADVFVALRVVPIRFSKWSWDKGSDGTYRKRRRNLGCPTI
- a CDS encoding MFS transporter, with the protein product MFDKTISLYRSAYGGIPRKVWLLATVLLINRAGAMVIPFLTLYLTTQLHFSLEQAGIVMTVYGIGSILGSLLGGKLTDTIGFHPVQFWSLAMHGVMFLVLSRMDTFPQFAVTVFVLGMVGDAFRPANFAAVAHYSDATTRLRSYSLLRLASNLGWAVGPAVGGVLATISYNMLFFADAFSCLSAAFLLKLFLRPGKTSGNTVHTAPVGEANMSAWRDRRYLFFILLVTFNAICLFQMFNIVPVYLKTVVHMNESMIGLAISTNGILIALIEMILVFKLENRRPNEYYICIGALLMGLAYVIFNFVPPVAAVAYLHIVLFSAAEMMTLPFMNNFWINRAQAHNRGQYAGLYTVAFSCATILAPTLGAFGVEHFGFRDWWWAVGGISLLTFFGFRWMLKNTSTPPVTPAPTPEPNPAPEAALA
- a CDS encoding radical SAM protein, whose translation is MNVSPYIMYSDGKGNIFEDTSLYVVGRAGWDAFPIPEDEWIELPEGGNLYELPGRRGIGIDVHTGEMRLCEKGWAVAAFIPPAHTGLYLAAYETLPDAPTLPLFCYTAAGWHDNKFYVPAVRIEQDIRQECAGFDDKSVKSGVTDMLAAYPHNRLVQHLANNCALTYHCPAARNYFMGRWECPIPSSPACNANCIGCISFQPEEETIVSTQDRLTFKPSAQEIVEFTVPHLESAPYPIVSFGQGCEGEPLLMWETIRESILEIRKHTEKGSININTNGSKPNAVRELCKAGLNSIRVSLNSVREQIYTPYYRPNNYQFSDIIESIKVVREHGGWASINYFVFPGMTDTVEEYEALRTVIRETGLNMIQWRNFNIDPDWYLGKIGVVETGELLGVKQLMELIREEFPDVKFGYYNPPMERIKGNYEADFAHL